The Desmodus rotundus isolate HL8 chromosome 3, HLdesRot8A.1, whole genome shotgun sequence genome includes a region encoding these proteins:
- the MFSD2A gene encoding sodium-dependent lysophosphatidylcholine symporter 1 isoform X1: MAKGEGCESGSAAGLLPASILQTGERPAQVKKEPKKKQQLSICNKLCYAVGGAPYQVTGCALGFFLQIYLLDVAQVDPFAASIILFVGRAWDAFTDPLVGFCISKSSWTRLGRLMPWIIFSTPLAIIAYFLIWFVPDFSQGQVLWYLLFYCLFETLVTCFHVPYSALTMFISTEQSERDSATAYRMTVEVLGTVLGTAIQGQIVGQADTACLQDPNGSSLAAEGANRTHSSTSLRETKNAYMLAAGAIAFIYVICAVILVLGVREQREPYETQQAKQISFFRGLRLVMSHGPYVKVIAAFLFTSLAFMLVEGNFALFCTYTLGFRNEFQNLLLAIMLSATFTIPIWQWFLTRFGKKTAVYIGISSAVPFLILVALNESNLIVTYVVAVAAGISVAAAFLLPWSMLPDVIDDFHLKQPQAHGTEPIFFSFYVFFTKFASGVSLGISTLSLDFAGYQTGGCFQPAPVRFTLKMLVTMAPIALILLGLLLFKLYPIDEEKRRQNKKALQALREEASSSGCSDTDSTELASIL, from the exons ATGGCCAAAGGAGAGGGCTGCGAGAGCGGCTCCGCAGCGGGGCTGCTGCCTGCAAGCATCCTCCAAACGGGTGAACGCCCAGCCCAGGTGAAG aAGGAACCAAAGAAGAAACAACAGTTGTCCATTTGCAACAAGCTTTGCTATGCAGTGGGGGGGGCCCCCTACCAGGTGACAGGCTGTGCCCTGGGGTTCTTCCTGCAGATCTACCTGTTGGATGTGGCTCAG GTGGACCCATTTGCTGCCTCCATCATCCTATTTGTGGGCCGAGCTTGGGATGCCTTCACAGACCCCCTGGTGGGCTTCTGCATTAGCAAATCCTCCTGGACCAGGCTGGGCCGACTTATGCCCTG GATCATCTTCTCTACTCCCCTGGCCATCATTGCCTACTTCCTCATCTGGTTCGTGCCTGACTTCTCACAAGGCCAGGTCCTATGGTACTTGCTTTTCTATTGCCTGTTTGAGACCCTGGTCACG TGTTTCCACGTTCCCTACTCAGCTCTCACTATGTTCATCAGCACAGAACAGAGTGAGCGGGATTCGGCCACTGCCTACC GGATGACTGTGGAGGTCCTGGGCACAGTTCTTGGCACAGCGATCCAAGGGCAAATCGTTGGCCAAGCAGATACGGCTTGTCTTCAGGACCCCAACGGTTCGTCACTGGCCGCGGAAGGTGCCAACCGCACACATAGCAGCACCTCACTCAGAGAAACG AAAAATGCATACATGCTGGCGGCAGGGGCCATCGCCTTCATCTATGTCATCTGTGCTGTCATCCTGGTCCTGGGCGTGAGGGAGCAGAGAG AACCCTATGAGACTCAGCAGGCCAAGCAGATATCCTTCTTTCGGGGCCTCCGGCTGGTCATGAGCCATGGCCCATATGTCAAGGTCATTGCCGCCTTTCTCTTCACCTCCCTGGCTTTCATG CTGGTGGAGGGTAACTTTGCCTTGTTTTGCACCTACACCTTGGGCTTCCGCAACGAATTCCAGAACCTGCTCCTGGCCATCATG CTCTCGGCCACATTCACCATTCCCATTTGGCAGTGGTTTCTAACTCGGTTTGGCAAGAAGACGGCTGTATACATTGGGATCTCA TCGGCAGTGCCATTTCTCATCCTGGTGGCCCTCAACGAGAGTAACCTGATTGTCACATATGTGGTAGCTGTGGCCGCTGGCATCAGTGTAGCGGCTGCCTTCTTACTACCCTG GTCCATGCTGCCCGACGTCATCGACGACTTCCACTTGAAGCAGCCCCAAGCCCATGGGACCGAGcccatcttcttctccttctatgtCTTCTTCACCAAATTCGCCTCTGGAGTCTCACTGGGCATTTCTACCCTCAGTCTTGA ctttgctggataccaGACCGGTGGCTGCTTCCAGCCAGCACCTGTCAGGTTTACACTGAAGATGCTGGTGACGATGGCTCCCATAGCCCTCATCCTGCTAGGCCTGCTGCTCTTCAAGCTGTACCCCATTGATGAGGAGAAGCGGCGGCAGAACAAGAAGGCCCTGCAGGCTTTGag GGAAGAGGCCAGCAGCTCGGGCTGCTCTGACACAGACTCTACAGAACTGGCCAGCATCCTCTAG
- the MFSD2A gene encoding sodium-dependent lysophosphatidylcholine symporter 1 isoform X2, with product MPWIIFSTPLAIIAYFLIWFVPDFSQGQVLWYLLFYCLFETLVTCFHVPYSALTMFISTEQSERDSATAYRMTVEVLGTVLGTAIQGQIVGQADTACLQDPNGSSLAAEGANRTHSSTSLRETKNAYMLAAGAIAFIYVICAVILVLGVREQREPYETQQAKQISFFRGLRLVMSHGPYVKVIAAFLFTSLAFMLVEGNFALFCTYTLGFRNEFQNLLLAIMLSATFTIPIWQWFLTRFGKKTAVYIGISSAVPFLILVALNESNLIVTYVVAVAAGISVAAAFLLPWSMLPDVIDDFHLKQPQAHGTEPIFFSFYVFFTKFASGVSLGISTLSLDFAGYQTGGCFQPAPVRFTLKMLVTMAPIALILLGLLLFKLYPIDEEKRRQNKKALQALREEASSSGCSDTDSTELASIL from the exons ATGCCCTG GATCATCTTCTCTACTCCCCTGGCCATCATTGCCTACTTCCTCATCTGGTTCGTGCCTGACTTCTCACAAGGCCAGGTCCTATGGTACTTGCTTTTCTATTGCCTGTTTGAGACCCTGGTCACG TGTTTCCACGTTCCCTACTCAGCTCTCACTATGTTCATCAGCACAGAACAGAGTGAGCGGGATTCGGCCACTGCCTACC GGATGACTGTGGAGGTCCTGGGCACAGTTCTTGGCACAGCGATCCAAGGGCAAATCGTTGGCCAAGCAGATACGGCTTGTCTTCAGGACCCCAACGGTTCGTCACTGGCCGCGGAAGGTGCCAACCGCACACATAGCAGCACCTCACTCAGAGAAACG AAAAATGCATACATGCTGGCGGCAGGGGCCATCGCCTTCATCTATGTCATCTGTGCTGTCATCCTGGTCCTGGGCGTGAGGGAGCAGAGAG AACCCTATGAGACTCAGCAGGCCAAGCAGATATCCTTCTTTCGGGGCCTCCGGCTGGTCATGAGCCATGGCCCATATGTCAAGGTCATTGCCGCCTTTCTCTTCACCTCCCTGGCTTTCATG CTGGTGGAGGGTAACTTTGCCTTGTTTTGCACCTACACCTTGGGCTTCCGCAACGAATTCCAGAACCTGCTCCTGGCCATCATG CTCTCGGCCACATTCACCATTCCCATTTGGCAGTGGTTTCTAACTCGGTTTGGCAAGAAGACGGCTGTATACATTGGGATCTCA TCGGCAGTGCCATTTCTCATCCTGGTGGCCCTCAACGAGAGTAACCTGATTGTCACATATGTGGTAGCTGTGGCCGCTGGCATCAGTGTAGCGGCTGCCTTCTTACTACCCTG GTCCATGCTGCCCGACGTCATCGACGACTTCCACTTGAAGCAGCCCCAAGCCCATGGGACCGAGcccatcttcttctccttctatgtCTTCTTCACCAAATTCGCCTCTGGAGTCTCACTGGGCATTTCTACCCTCAGTCTTGA ctttgctggataccaGACCGGTGGCTGCTTCCAGCCAGCACCTGTCAGGTTTACACTGAAGATGCTGGTGACGATGGCTCCCATAGCCCTCATCCTGCTAGGCCTGCTGCTCTTCAAGCTGTACCCCATTGATGAGGAGAAGCGGCGGCAGAACAAGAAGGCCCTGCAGGCTTTGag GGAAGAGGCCAGCAGCTCGGGCTGCTCTGACACAGACTCTACAGAACTGGCCAGCATCCTCTAG